DNA from Eucalyptus grandis isolate ANBG69807.140 chromosome 5, ASM1654582v1, whole genome shotgun sequence:
TCAAACCGTTAAGTGAggattgtttttcctttcttttttttttcttctcttctcttccctccgccagcCATGGCGGAGCCAATGGAGGGAAGCCAACATCcagcgagggttgccctcgcttGGGCTAGCTAGGGCCACCCTCACCAGTGTCGAGCGAGAGCCATCCTTgcctgcgtcgggcgaggacggccctcacCCGACGTCGGCAGGGGGGGGCCTTGCCCGATGCAAGCCAAGACGGCCCTCACCCGATGCCGGCAAGGGTGGCCCTAGCCAGCCCAAGCGAGGGCTACCCTCGCtagacgccggcttccctctgCCATGGTcggcagagggaagagagaagaagaagaaaaaaaagaagaaaagaaaaatcaaaatgcccAATTACATTAACTTTAACTAGCGAAATgatgaaattggtcaattttcaaatagttataGGCTAAATCGAACATTTATCGATAGTTTAtgaaccaaattgagcaaatcgaaagttcagggacgaGATTGCACATTAAATAAAAGACGAGGAATTATTTGTGATATTTTCCCTAATCTCAAAGTTAGGAGGTCTACGCACCTCATCCATCTTTGCCTTGTCATCCACCGGTCCACGTTTGACTTTGCCTAAGCACCTAAACTACGATGTATCACGTGGTTTTTTAATGTAATGGACTCCATTTATGGGCAGACCCCATTTTCCAGCACTAACACTAGGccatcaataatatatatacaatTATGTGAGGACTGTGCCCAAGAACCAAAACTATGATGCCCCCGTGGTGATTTGTTTAGCAGATGCAGTGGATCCCATGTACTTGTAACCCCATTTTCCTACAGCTGGCTATCAATAGGTCGTACCAGACATTCCCGACACATTGTTTAGTCTTCTTTTTTGGCCACTTGGGGACCTAAATGTTCGCCTTTGATTATAAAAAGTGCCCATCACCTTATGTACATCCTCAAGGAAGCAACCGAGCACCCATCCAAACTTTGCCTCACGCCAAAGCATAGAGCGCGAAAAATGAGTTCCGCTCAAAGCCAAGTGAAACCCtgccatgaagaagaagaagaagacccatGCCTCAAAGCCCTCCTGTACTCTAGCTCTCAAGTCTTCCCAAGGATCCTGCACGCCGCGGTCGAGCTCGACCTCTTCGGGATCATAGCCCGAGCGGGCCCCGGGGCCTACATGTCGCCCCCCGAGGTGGCCGCCCACCTCCCTGCCCGGACCCCCGAGTCGGCCGAGATCATTGACCGGGTCCTCCGTTGCCTAGCAAGCCACTCGCTCCTTGCATGCAAGTCCGAGACACTCGACGGCGGGAGGACTGTGGAGAGGCGGTACGCGATATCGCCGGCCGGGAAGTACTACGTCAGGGATGAGGATGGCACCTCCGTcggctcgctctctctcttcgccTTCCACCAAGCTACCATTGACGTCTGGTGAGTAGAAATTCCTTCGTCTGTGAATACATGACCTATATATGATATGAAAGATATTACCTGGGACAGGCTCAAGATACACTGTCATCTTAACACCCAACAAGAGGAAATTAGATCGAGCGATGAAATTTGAATCAAACAAAACCTTATTAACCTTTTTTGCAATTACAGGCTCCAATTCAAGGAAGCAATCTTGGGAGGAGGAGGCAACTTGTTCCAAAAGGTCCATGGCAAGACCATTTTCCAGTGCATGAAGGAGGACTCGTCCCTGAACAAGCACTTCAACGACGCGATGGCCGGCCTCTCCACGACGCAGACGAGGAAGATCCTTGAGGTCTACCACGGGTTCGACGGGATCATGACTCTAGTTGACGTCGGTGGCGGAAAAGGCGCGACACTTAACATGATTGTCTCAAAGTACCCCTCGATCAAGGGCATCAACTTCGATTTGGCCCAAGTCATCGAACATGCCCCTTCCTATCCCGGTACATTAATTATCACATGCTTCCCTGGCTTAGTTGCGCTTATTTAGGTTCCAATTATTTAGCACAAAATCATGTTTGCCAAAAATCAGAGGCATTATTGTCCCCAAATTAGGCCTACAATTACATTAGTAAAAATGGCGCGCAGGCGTGGAGCACATCGGAGGGGACATGTTCGTGAGTGTCCCGGAGGGCGACGCGATCATGATTAAGGCAAGTTTCATGAATCCTTCTCATTAATTATACTACTCGAACGCAAGCCATGTCCTAACTTTATATGACTCCGCAAATTGGGCAGGGCACGTGCCACAATTGGAGCGACGAGTCGTGCATAAAGTTACTGAAGAACTGTCACAAGGCGTTGCCGGCGAACGGGAAGGTGATCGTGATGGACTTCATAATGCCAGACGAGCCGGAGGATACAATGGCGTCTCGATACGTGTCACTGCTCGACAACGCCATGTTGATCCAGCCAGGGGGAAGGAGAGGACCGAGAAGCAGTTCGAGTACCTGTGCAGAGAAGCAGGATTCACAGGCTTTAAGGTCGCTGCCCGAGCTGTGTCTGCACTGGGAGTGATTGAATTCACCAAGTGATCGAATGAAACTCCATGATGCTTCTGATACgatgttcttctttcttttcttgttagTCTCTGTCGGATTTGTACCTCTGTCGGATTTGTACCTCTTTGTCCAGGACCAGGTGGTCTTACCTTGTGTGCACGAAGCAAATAGGCATCGTGGAATTCAATGACCATGAAATGCTTTGGAAGGGATTTTTCTGCCATcaagatttttctcttttggtttaGCGTTAGCTCTCTTTGTAgatagggttaataccataaaaactCTAATTGTTATacttatgaaaaatttacccaAACCAGTATACATATAACAAACGGAGGGTAAAACCTTAAATCAATACCACCAGCCATGGTGGCTCCGCTGGGTAGGCTCTAGACCTCCAAACGGGAGATCCagagttcgaagcccctgcaacgcaagttgcagggaGGCTAGCGGATCATTAGGCGATTTAAGCGCAGCGCCCTGGTGATGAGTCCTAGGCTAGcgtcacctgggggtttacgtagcggctgtcggccaaagcggttcctccagcagcaaaaaaataaaaaataaaaaaaatacacccGTCAACTCCCATGTGTCATAACCGAGCAActtaatgataaatttaagaaaaattaaggggatataaatttataacaagtgtactagtttatgatttttcatgatactaattcttttttaaaataagcaATAAGATGATTGTGAATTGAACGGAAAAGATCTCAACATAAGTATATTATGGCCAGCAACTCATGCAGCCATTAATGGTATGTGAATTATTAGACGTATAAATATAGCAGgtataaatgaaaatttgatttctttattaGGACCCCAGCCTGCTCGAGTAAACTATTCTCGTATCAAAGCTCAACTCAGCTATTTAGTCGAGCTACCTAGTTAAATTTTGCTTTAGACTCACGTGGAGTTCGACCACCTTACCAGTGAGATCAAGCAGCTTCCTAGCAACTTGACTCACTTCCTTCCATCCTCAAGCATCATTTGCCTTAAGCCTCCACAAGTGTGTTGGGTGTTAAAAAAGGTTCGATGCATACTTTTTTTATTGTATATCATCATCACAGGCCAGAAACTTCTTCTacataaaatcattaaattgGAAGGTGCACGTCCCCAGTTCCTTTCACAGTTTTCGGCGTGAAATTTAGACCTCCATATGCATGATCGCGATTGCAATGGAAATAAACCTATTCATCACATTAAGCTAAAGTCCAGAGACCACATTGGacgaattaaaaattcatggacgATATTGCACATTGAGTCACAACTTACATCTTACACCCATCATTAAATGGCCTGAACAACAATCTAATCCAGTAGTAAAAGCAACCGCAGAGAAAGCTTAACAAGATTTTATACAACGGTTCAGTTTCGCGGTTACCTTTCATAAGAACACTCGGAGAAGTGCGTCAAGAAGTTGATTCTCTGAGCGGCTGGATCAGACTACAGTCAATATCACAACGCCATTTGTGCTGAAACTCCCATCAAACGCATGGTGTGCAAGGGATGTTCGTTGAACTCAGCACTCTCATCACTCTCAGTGCGCAAATACCATAACTGGACCGTCTATAGCAACAGAGAACCACCGAAATAGTAGTCATTGCAGCTTGCTCAAATGTTACAGTTGGAAAAAGAACATCGATCATAATAAAGAAAAGCCTCATCATAAGTAGGATAACTCGGAAGCTTGCCTTCGTGGAGTTTCCGTCAAAGTCGGCGGCGGAGGTGAGACCACCGACGGGGCTGACCACTGACGGGGCGTTCACTTGCGGTGGAGGTGACGGAGAGGAGCAAAGCTCAACGTTGAATGCGGGAGTAGGAGTTGTACTCGTTCTAAATTTCTGCATGTTTTTCGGTAATAATAAGACGGGGTGAATCCCTAAACCTTTCAAAGTATACGATGAGGTCCTTGAATTATCATTTTGTACGATTGGGTATTCAAAGCATATGCTTTTTATTCGAATTAGTTcttccattaaaataaaattagaaatgcCGACATTGATAGGCTTCCGAGTGACCACGTCAATACTGACTGAATAAAtttgttttggaaaaattaccaaaaaaaaaaaaaaaaattcacaaacatattgcaattatatcaattaagttctaaaccatttatttttaccaattcagtccatatGACCAATTTTGGGTTGCTAACATGGACGCCGTCCGGCCATCGttaatatgaacaatttttaataatattttatttttttcgaattcttttatttattttttctttttcttttttttttcctctttcctccaaCTAGTCATCAACGATGCTCGGCCTCACACGGCAATGGTGAAGTCAAGCCTCGCCAATAgctggcaaggttgagccttaCTAGTCCTCACCATTGGCCGCTAGCTATCGAcaaccggctagaggaaggaggaaaaaaaaaattaaattcgaaGAActaatatattattgaaaaattgtcaacattagTGTTGGCACGACGGTGTCCACATCGGTATTGGCCACctaaaattggttggataaactaaattgacataaaagcaaaaagattatgactaaattgacataattaatcgacaaaaaaaaaagaattaacacaattacaatatgtatataatttttttagtaactttttcaatttgtacTTACATGTGATTTTCAGGTGTTGATTTAATAAAAAACaatctaagagagagagagagaagatgtgGAATGCAGCTGGAGGTGACGGCAACGAGAGGTGCCAAGCTATTGCTCTCCATCTTCGGCGTCGCCCGACCCCGGCAAGGGCTAACTCTAGCTTAGATTGTGCAACCTTAGCTGCGGAACACAGGGTCGCACGACCCAATCGTGTGACAACCTCTAACATTGCCTTCTAACCAAAAAAACTCTCCAGCatcgcctcgcctcgccgggACATTGTGGCCACCGGTTACGCCTGACTAAGGTTCATCAACCATCTAAGCCTAATTTGGATTTGAGATTCGGTCATGAACTTTTCAAATgtccttttttatatttttgttaatatttattttgttgtttcGAACCGTGCCCATGTCAAAACTAAGAGTCATGCCtgatcttattttttaaatttcctttgtcaatttttaatatttattttttcaatattcatcaattttcagttttttttttttaaatgccgcATAGGACGTCACGTCCCCATTTTATGACGATTCAGTCTTGCCAACATGTCCATAAATTATTGGAAGGAAGGAACAACTCATTTAAAAAAGCACTAGTTTAGAGATtcaattttgcataaaaaaaattcagaaatcgcTAATCGGCTAATctcttataaaatatttaattttgatcGCAGAAgtaccttcttttttcttttttttttggtgagcaAATATgtattttagttttattttgtaAACTATAAAACTTTTCACGTCGGCATACCATATATTAGCATCCTTCCGAACATTAAAAATTGGTGGGAACATAATTGACAATTCACATGAACGAGTGGTGATATTATGGGATATTTATATCAATATGTATTGACGTTATAGCAATCTATTTTTCTATCTAACGTTTATTTCACTTGTCAATTCTTGTCCGAATATGAGTCCCATATTGTTTGGGATTTGTCTTGAATTCATGCTGGCATACGCATtagaaaactttttccttttttgcatcATTTCACTCCATTTTCGGATTTTCTCTCTAcgttattattttattttgcaatcaatgcaaatgcaacataaatatgtatatatatatatatatatatatatacacacacatgtAATGatataatttctgaaatcagtcTTTGTAAAAATTTTGCAAGTCTGGCGTAATTTTGGTTGTGTGCTGCAACCGGCCTAGTTGAGAAAATGGTTGAGAGTTATTTTCGAAAAAAGCCAAAGCCAAATACAAGGGTGTCAATAAACCGAATATTGTCAAGCTAGTCAAACATgcatttctataaataaataaacagagaaTATCAAGGGTCATATTCTTCGTCAATAGCGCAATTCAATTCttggttaaaaaaagaaaaagaaaaaaagaggagttCAACCTCGCATTCATTGCACCCCTTCTACACACAGGGATTAGGAACATTGCATTCCACTAGGGCTTGGAATACATTTCATTAGACCATTCATCCATAGGTTGAAAGTTTATATTTTCGACGAAACTGAGAAAATTTACCTTTGACCAAAAACACCGTCGTTTCATCACCCTGCATCATTCTCTTCATTCCATTGCTTCCGCACACCTAATTTAGGGACACTAAAGTTTGGGCCAATAATGAATAATTCAACTGCGGAAGGCTCGAGGAGCTAGTCAACTCCCAAAATCTATGGTTGACTTTTACGACGGAGCCCATTTGGACTTTCCTGGCCCAAACCGGGCCCAGTAAGCATGATTCCACGACATGCTAGCCACCCAGGCCGAGTACAAGATTCAAGAAATACCCTGTTCGCGTGGTAGCATTCGATTCTCGTTCTCTCTCCCTTCACCTATTGCCGTTTAATTTAGCTTTGTAAATGGGCTTTAAGTGTAATGCACGGGTTGAAAGTCAAAGCTATTTGGGGAAATGTAAATTATGTTTGGTTAAAATTTCTTTagaaatggactttgagttgaacgtgtgtttggcaaaaaaaaaaaaaaacctttacaATGGGCTTATATATATAATGACCAAACCCTTCGCTAGTCCGGCCAAGGGTTTggtccttttttaatttttttttttttttaaaaaaagctaATGAATGAcgaaattggaattttgaaaattgggcaggtagttttggaaaaaaaaaatgagtttcagcATTTGATCAAATGTTGAAAGCCAAAACCTAGTTCTTATTAGTATTAGACCCTCAACCTTTCCCATACTGACTTTGAAGTAAAAGCTCCCTGTTAGCGTTATTGCTCTTGAGGCCACATTCCTTCAATCCGATCGTCAGTCACGACCAGCAGCTGCTCTTCTTCAAGGTACCAACTCGTGTTCTGTTTCTCATGAGGTAAAGCCTAGACCCTTCGCCTCCGCCGAAGTGAAAATCGATCGCCATCGGAGCTGTTTCGATGACCTCAGATTAGCTGTATTGCCTTTGTTTCGGTCGGGCTGTGATTCTCTCACATATCTTAAAGTCTTTCTTCGAGCATACTCGCACCGCGACACACGacaaacaacaaacaatgaTCCTAAAGCAGCGAACCGAGGAAGGTTTGGAAATTATACCATTTCCAGTGACTAAAAATTTGAACGATCAAATGTAACTTTAGGGACAAGTGGATCCAATGAGGCCATACATGAGTGCcacattagaaaaagaaaaattgcaccGCCCATGGTCTTCCTCTCGAGGAAGAGCAGTACGAAGTTTCAAGAATGTCAAGCTTGAGCGGCTGCCATGGCCTCTCCACCTCGAACCTTGGCTTGCCTGACCTTGACCATCGAAACTCACAACCGCCATGACCGCTCTAGCTTGAAGATTGGCTTACTTAAGGGTCTAATTTAGTCCTTCAAAGCTAGCGAGTAGTCGCAAGTTGCCATGGCCAAGCTTCGAATTTGCGGGTGGTCCCAAGCTGCCATGGCCAAGCTTCGAAGCTCACGACTGCCATGACCGCTCTAGCTCAAATCTTGGCTTGACGTATGACCCCGACCTTTGAAGCTCGGGAGTATTCGTAGGCAGCCAAGGCCAAGTTTCGAAGCAGCTTGAAGGTCGAGCTTTGAAGCTCACAGCCGCCATGGCCGCTCAAGCTCAAAGCTTGGCTTGATTGTCTGTCCTCCATCTTCAAACCTCGTGAATGGTCAGGCAACCGCCATCGAGCACCATCGGAGGAGTTTGGCCAAGCAACTGAAGACGGTGAACGCGAGGAATGGTACTTTGCAAAGTATTGGGGAAGCCGATGACtagtgcaatttttttctttttagtttttaattttttgaaaatgtggCACAACATCGTCGCCAGCCCTTGGCTAGGCCCAACAACCCTGGCTAACTCTCCCCCCACCGTCATCAGCCCTTCTCAGCGACAGCAAGGAGGCTGCGGCGATGAGGCTATGATGTCATTTGGCAGTTGTATCACTAGAGAATCGTCACGTCAGTAATTTGGTCGGTAATTTGGTTGGATATTCTCACCATTgacttcgattttggcacttaagtgtcacattccTAACTTTTAATACTTAAGTATCCGTctatgtcaagttttggcactgcAAATATCCGGTACTCATAGCTTGTGCTTTTGAAATACTATGTTCTTCATACTTGGAAGTACATACATCTCTTTTCACAAcagcattttttattaaacgCTCCTTTTCGCATTTTTAGAAGTAACTTgcactatttttattttcttttcgaagAATAAATGTAGACAACTCTCGTCAAAACAGTGAGTTTGAACGGACACATATTTTGCATTCTAATAGTAATTTAGATGgtgtttgttttgtgaataGCATCTTCATTAGGTGATTtgcattttcctcttctttttgaaaactGTATACATTGCACAACCACATTGATATCATCAGAAAAGttcattttcttgataaagATGAAGCAAACACCTCAAACCTTTGAAGTCACCGATACCTACTGACAACTGAAAAATTTGCAGACCGCTTACAAACATAGACAATATATATCAGTGACTATTAATTTCGCCATGGAATCAGTAACTTTTTAGGATGAAAAGTAATATCCCACCTATTAAAATTAGTAACTTCACCATGTtaatcatcacttttaatatATAGGTGAAGTTTGAGCATAATGGCGATCAATAATTTCTTGATGTAgtcaataatttctaattttgaaagtTGCTTATCCATGCGATTAATGAAAATCACAAAGGGACTTTGGATATATCAATGATAAGTTACATCCATACGTGCTTAGTGCTTGCCAAAAACAAGTGATTAACAACTTTCCCGAAATGCTAAAAAAGGATAATTTAAGCAATAAACTCCAGAAATAGCAGTGCTGGAGAATATGCATTTGCAAGTTGTACCTCTAAAGAAACCCAATACAAACAAGCTACATTATTGGAATCGGGTGAGACTGATACTGAAGCACTCTTCAACAATCTTGCTACGCGCACCGACCACCGATACATTTCCTTGGATTGCCGCATACTAGGAGGCTGATACCGAAAGCAACACATCCTAATTCATCCACCTGAGCAAACATATCTCTAGGAACCGAGAGCAATTCCAGACGTCCAAGTACTTCCCTGTCAAGCTGCAGAAACCAAGCTTTTCTTTGAATCAATCCAATAGCTAAGCGATTGCAATTCGTacaagaaacaataaaaaagaagaagaagaagaagcaaggcgttttattttggattttatagCACCAAAACAGAGTTATAGTAACCCGACAGTACTCGAGAATGTGCGTTCACATGGCAGGCCTCATGCTACTTTAAATTATGTACAGATAAGAATGGTGGAAGATAACAACTATCATCTTCAAAGAACGATCTTCAGTTATGTGTTTTACCAGTACCTTTGCATTTGCATAAACAGTACAGAATGTATAGCAATGAGGGAAGAGAAACGTTCTAATAAAATTTATGCTATAAACCTGTTGTTCATTTTTGTCCGTGTAAGCCCCTTGTGAAGAGtttctctctaattttttgCAGCTGATTTGCAGCTCCGCTTATGCTCATCCGTTTTCCAGGCATTTCATCGGAGCAAGCGACTCCAATAGTATATATTGTAACCAAGCACTCTTGAAATATGCCATTGCTTTCGGAGAGCCAATGCTGATGGCTATTGGTGCTTAAatgattctctctttcttgaagtAGAATGTGATCCGTAATTTCCATCACTCGTTCAGGTAAAGCTTCAGCCACAAAACTATGAAGAGTCAAATTGTCTCTAAATATGTCATCGGTGGGACTCAACCCTGTGAACATCTCCAATAAGAGAATGCCATAACTATAGATATCGCCTTCTCTTGAAACCTCATATCCCATTGCATATTCTGTGACAAATGTAGATCATAGTGTGGGTGAAATTTGAAGTACGAATCACTAAAGCATAATGTAATGGGCATAAGAGGTATCATGCAGCTACCAAACTCACAAAGTGACccatcaacattttttttactttaaataaACTTATTTTGTCTGAATGAGAGAATTACCTGGTGGAGCATAACCAATTGTTCCTCTTATGCCCATTGAGCTCATTTGATTAGCTACATTATCAAAGGATGATCCAAGGAGGAACTTAGCCAATCCAAAGTCACCAACATGGGCAACCATGTCAGCATCTAAAAGGATATTGCCAggctttagatcacaatgaaCGATGGGGATGTGGCACTGGTGATGAAGATAATCCAGTGCATAAGCAACACCAATAGCAACATTTATCCTatgaaagaaattcaatttctgggTAGGTTCGTTCCTGTGAGATGGTGTTGCGTTTGGGTGTAGCCACCTTTCTAGGCTTCCCTTTTCCATGTACTCATAAACTAAGGCCTTAAAATCATTTTGCTGATAATCAATACCTGAGCAAATTGTCAATATCTTTAGAAGATTTCGATGTCTGATATTCTTTAATGCCTCGCACTCCACCATGAAGCTCTTTAGAGCACCACGATGCACTAAATGAAGAACCTTCACTGCAACGGTTGTACCATTCTCCTCAATTATCCCCTTGTAAACAGAACCAAAGCTTCCAACACCGATCAAATTCATTGAAGAAAAACCATCAGTTGCTTTTAGGAGTGCGCGATAAGATATGTATGGCCACGAATCCTCCATGGAAGTTGAAATCGAttcttttactttcttctttaaCCAACAAAGATACACAAAAACTAGAGTAAGAGTTATTCCAAGAATACCAAAAATAATACAAGCTGACGATACCAATATATGGATTTTTCTGCTCTTGGAGCTTTTGGAGACGCATTCAGGAAGGTGAAATGCCGGCAATCCCCCACAAAGCGCATTGTTCCCAATAATAGAAGTCATGGTAGCATTCTTAAAGACTCCTTCATGCGGTAGCACGCCTTCAAAGCTATTGTAAGACAAATTTAAAAGTTTCAAGGAATGAAATAACACTAAGAATTCTGGAATCTGACCCGACAAATTGTTGCATGAAAGatctagttcttcaatgccTCCTAACGATCTAATTGATTGAGGAATGGACCCATTGAAGAAGTTTCCCCCCATCCTCAGAAATGTCAATCCAGTGCAATCCCCTAAACTATTTGGGATTTCACCTACCAAC
Protein-coding regions in this window:
- the LOC104447256 gene encoding probable LRR receptor-like serine/threonine-protein kinase At3g47570, translating into MEDSWPYISYRALLKATDGFSSMNLIGVGSFGSVYKGIIEENGTTVAVKVLHLVHRGALKSFMVECEALKNIRHRNLLKILTICSGIDYQQNDFKALVYEYMEKGSLERWLHPNATPSHRNEPTQKLNFFHRINVAIGVAYALDYLHHQCHIPIVHCDLKPGNILLDADMVAHVGDFGLAKFLLGSSFDNVANQMSSMGIRGTIGYAPPEYAMGYEVSREGDIYSYGILLLEMFTGLSPTDDIFRDNLTLHSFVAEALPERLDREVLGRLELLSVPRDMFAQVDELGCVAFGISLLVCGNPRKCIGGRCA